TGTCACAGTGCCCTTTTTCTTGTCATGTCAACTATTGTAAAGTGTTTTCTGTTTCAGTAGAGCAATATTTTTCACCATATTTCAGTCCCAGCAGCTTCCTACTATTTTCCTACCTATTTTCCCTCCCCAAAGCCAAAGGGATAGAAGGAAAGCTCTACTTACTCCCATGAAAATATTAGCAGTGAATCATTGGCCAAATGAAGCCGCAGGTGGGAGCGTCATGGCAGTCTGATTTTCACCATAGCAGTACTGTGTCTCTTTTTGTTGCTCAGCTTTCCATAGAGCAGGCTAATTTTGACCTAGGTTTTCCTGACGTTTGAATGGCAGCCAATAAGTTTCACGCATTCAAATTTCCTGTAATTCTTAAATGACGTAGAAGTTActgacaatctctttaacagaaGAATGTTTAATTAATGTTCTTTAAAGGACAGTAGCAGTTGTCTTTGTCATGTCTTTTTAGTTCATTCTaaagggtggctcagtggtaaagcatctgcctgctaatgcaggagacacaggagatacaggtttgatccctggattgggatgatctcctgtaggaggaaatggcaacccactacagtattcttgccttggagaatctcatggacagaggaacctgctgggctacagtccatgggttcacaaagaatcagataggactgagtgagtgagctaAGATAAAAGAGCCACTAGTTAACGGTGGtcccaaataaaataaagatcagatcagatcagtcgctcagtcgtgtccgactctttgcgaccccatgaattgcagcacgccaggcctccctgtccatcaccaactcccggagttcactcagactcacgtccatcgagtcagtgatgccatccagccatctcatcctctgttgtccccttctcctcttgtccccaatccctcccagcatctgagtcttttccaatgagtcaactcttcgcatgagatggccaaagtactggagtttcagctttagcatcattccttccaaagaaatcccagggctgatcaccttcagaatggactggttggatctccttgcagtccaagtgactctcaagagtcttctccaacaccacagttcaaaagcatcaattcttcagcgctcagccttcttcacagtccaactctcacatccgtacatgaccacaggaaaaaccatagccttgactagacgaacctttgttggcaaagtaatgtctctgcttttcaatatgctatctaggttggtcataactttccttccaaggagtgtcttttaatttcatggctgcagtcaccatcttagtgattttggagcccagaaaaataaagtctgacactgtttccactgtttccccatctatttcccatgaagtgatggcaccggatgccatgatcttcgttttctgaatgttgagctttttaagccaactttttcactctcctctttcactttcatcaagaggctttttagttcctcttcactttctgccataagggtggtgtcatctgcatatctgaggttattgatatttctcccagcaatcttgattccagcttgtgtttcttccagcccagcatttctcatgatgtactctgcatataagttaagtaaacagggtgacaatatacagccttgacgtactccttttcctatttggaaccaatctgttgttccatgtccagttctaactgttgcttcctggcctatatacaaatttctcaagaggcaggtcaggtggtctggtattcccatgtctttcagaattttccacagtttattgtgatccacacagtcaaaggctttggcatagtcaataaagcagaaatacatgtttttctggaactctcttgctttttccatgatccagcggatgttggcaatttgatctctggttcctctgccttttctaaaaccagcttgaacatcagcaagttcacggttcacatattgctgaagagaattttgagcattactttactagcgtgtgagatgagtgcaattgtgcggtagtagAGATTATAAATCTTAAGTATCAGACTTTGACAAAGACCAGATCAAGAGTGGAAGGTCCTTTGAGACCAGAAGGTTTTGACAAAGAaggaatatttattattattgtctaTTATTGAAGAAGGAATACATATTATTTGATTGATTAAGTGTAAAGAAGAAggtgggaaacagtgaaggaaaccCTCCTCAGTTTGTGGATAACCTTCCAGTTCCTGGTTGACCAGTGAGAGTTTCTGAACATTCTGACAGCAATGCAGAGCATATGGCGTGAACTTCCATGTTTTTCTAGGTATTATGAACAAATCCATACTCATCACTTTTCTTGAAAGAATTCTGAAATTAATCCACTGAGGATTATCCCAGGTGGTGTTTTAATAGTATGTTCTAAAtctttaatgtttaaataaaaaattatataatattgcaATTTGCACTGTATTATATCCATAATAGCAGGTACCCTCTAGACCTAAGACGTGAAACAGAGCTGACAAAAGTATTAGTGAAATACTTGAGGGAACTCAAATTAAGCTCACAACTTACCGCTGCATTTTCTGAGATAAACCAGAGACCTTTGGCATGAAAAAATATGATCCTACAGTTTGAAAATTAATCTTAACTAATGCCAAATAAACTGACatgcaatagataactaatgaaaaacaTGATACatgtaaaaacattaaaaaagatagttttcttatttaatcaCAAAATTGGAGCTGTCACATATAAAGCATTTTAGGAACTAGATGGGAGGTGGTGTTGTCTAGCCTTTCAAAGCAACATTCACTCCTTAACTAAGGAGCATTGTTTTGATGTTGTTCCAGGGAATAGAACTGTGTGAGTCAGTGGCTTTGGTTCTGTGTTTATAATGCACATGGTCAATTTCAGCCATGCAGTGGGATACGGTAGCTCTCAAGGGGCCATTGAAGAGATTTACTGTTTTccagtattttattttggaaaaattttcCTAAAAGTTTCCTGTCTACAGAATAATTGCATTACATCTGGCAGAGAATCATGTTTTCAAGATTGGTTCCTGCAAAAGGgccttcttttttatagctgggGACATTACAAATAGTTCTATTAACATTTCTACAGAAAATCTGccatgaaatattttgaaaagttgtGGTACAATTGATACTTAATCTCTTCCACTTCAGAAATTATTTGAGCAATGTCATCAGATGATCCAAATCCCAGTttacttttaaatgtaaaaatggaactagcatttaattaaaattttatggacACCAAGTAAGCAAAATGGAATCTGTAAAATTAAGAAAGTTTAGGTACTTGTTACTGTaacaaaatgaatatatgaaGGCCTTTTTAGAAGAGAAACCTTTATTCAAAAGATTctgccattgttgttcagttttcCTTCCAGTTAATTATCAGCTCATGTCTGAGGTTCACATCCATAAGCAATGAGGTCGTTAACtctgatttctgttttctctttattccaGAAGCCTCCCGAGCTTTCTGAGGATGATACCCGGCTAAAACACGAGAGAGACAACTGTAGTGCCAAAGCCCTGGAATCTATCACCAGCTCTCTTCCCCCAGATCACAAGAACATGGAAATTGAGGTCTCTGTTGCAGAATGTAAGAGTGTTACCGGAATCACCTCGACTCCACATTCCATGGACCACCCCTCCCCTTTCTACTCAACCCCCCACAATGGCCTCCTTGCTGATCACCACGAATCTCTGGATAATGACGTGGCCAGAGAGATCCGATATCTAGACGAGGTGCTGGAGGCCAACTGCTGTGATTCTGCTGTGGACGGAACCTACAACGGCACATCCTCCCCGGAGCCTGGAGCAGCCATCTTGGCCGGAAGCCCAAGTCCGCCCACCCCCGCGGCTGTCCAGCCGGAAGTCACCGAGACGGCAGCTGGCAGACAGGCTCCTCCGCACCTGGAGCTCCATCAAAGCGACTCTGACACCATGGCCGAGGGTAGAAGAGCCAACGGCCACCCCCCTGAGCAGCCCCGAGACGTACTGGGGGACAGCCTGCAGGTGCCCGTGAGCCCCAGCTCCTCCACCAGCTCACGGTGCTCCTCCCGGGACGGGGAGGTAACGCTCACCACGCTCAAGAAGGAAGCCAAGTTTGAGCTGCGTGCCTTCCACGAGGACAAGAAGCCCTCCAAGCTCTTCGAGGACGACGAGAGTGAGAAAGAACAGTACCGTGTCAGGAAAGTGAGGCCTTCAGAAGAGATGCTGGAGCTGGAAAAGGAGAGGCGGGAACTCATCCGGAGTCAGGCCGTGAAGAAGAACCCTGGTATCGCCGCGAAATGGTGGAACCCTCCGCAGGAGAAGACCATCGAGGAGCAACTGGATGAGGAACATCTGGAGTCGCACAAAAAGTACAAGGAGCGCAAGGAGAGGAGGGCGCAGCAGGAGCAACTGCTgatgcaacagcagcagcagcagcccccaccACAGCTCTGCACGGCCCCCGCACCCTCACGGGAGCATCCCTCTGTGACTGACCACCCAAAGGAGGACATCGTCACGGAGCAGATAGACTTCTCCGCGGCGCGCAAACAGTTCCAGCAGatggagaattccaggcagacAGTGGCCAGGGGCCAGAGTACACCCAGGCTCTTCTCCATCAAGCCCTTCTACAAACCTCTGGGGTCCATCAACTCAGACAAGACACTGACCATCTCCAGACCAGCTTCTGTCGGGGCACCTCCTGAAGACTCCTCAGCAGCCAAGGGGCAGAAAGCCCACTGTGCCCCAGAGAGTCAGTCTTCTGGAGGAGGGGGCCAGGGCAGCACAGCTCCCCAGGGAAAGGAAGGGCCGTACAGTGAGCCCTCTAAACGTGGGCCCTTATCCAAACTCTGGGCAGAGGATGGTGAGTTCACGAGTGCTCGGGCCGTCCTCACCGTGGTCAAGGATGACGACCCTGGGATCTTGGATCAGTTTTCAAGGTCAGTCAATGTCTCTTTGACTCAAGAGGAGCTGGACTCTGGTTTGGATGAGCTGTCGGTGAGATCCCAGGATACCACCGTCCTGGAGACCCTGTCCAATGACTTCAGCATGGACAATATCAGCGACAGTGGGGCCTCCAATGAGACAACCAATGCCCTGCAGGAGAATTCACTGGCCGATTTTTCTCTGCCCCAGACTCCCCAGACTGACAACCCCTCAGAGGGCCGAGGAGAAGGGGTCTCCAAGTCATTCAGTGATCATGGTTTCTATTCCCCTTTGTCCACACTGGGAGACTCTGCGTCAGTTGATGACCCCTTGGAATATCAGGCTGGTCTCCTGGTGCAGAATGCCATTCAACAAGCCATCGCCGAGCAAATAGACAGAGCTGGGTCTGAAACCACCAAGGGTGGAGCAGAACAACAAGGACCTCAAGTAAGTCAAGAGAAAGCTGGCCCCAGGGCTCCCAGCTCAGAGAAGCCTCAGAGCATGTTTGAACCACCTCAGGTGTCCTCCCCTGTTCAAGAGAAAAGGGATGTATTGCCAAAGATTCTGTCTACTgaagacagggtgctcagggaaAGGGGGCCCTCCCAGCCACTGCCAGCGGTACAGCCCAGTGGCCCAATAAACATGGAGGAGACCAGGCCGGAAGGGAGCTACTTCAGCAAGTACTCGGAAGCGGCTGAGTTGAGAAGCACAGCCTCGCTCCTGGCCACTCAAGAGTCTGATGTAATGGTTGGGCCCTTCAAGCTGAGGTCCAGAAAGCAGCGGACTTTGTCCATGATTGAAGAAGAGATCCGAGCAGcccaggaaagggaagaggagctGAAGCGGCAGAGGCAAGTCTTGCAGAGTACCCAGAGCCCCAAGGCAAAGAATGCCCCATCACTGCCCTCCCGAGCATCGTGCTACAAAACTGCTCCAGGTAAGTGAAGTGTCGCAGGCCAGAGACAGATGCTGCAGAAATCGGTGTTGTTGATTCCAGCTTACAGCGTGGAGCCACCTCTGTGCGTGGCTATCTCAGTGTCATGGAGACACTGGTCCAGGGATCCCAGTGTTCAGAGGCACACAATGGGGATGTCAGAGTGTCTTCTGGAAGACCCTTGAGCCTGGATGGTGTTCGCCGTTGCCCAGAAGGTGTAATGGCTCCTTTCTTGTCCTTCTGCTCTGGCCTTCCTGTAATATGGAGAGTTGTTCTTTGTTTATTGTTCTCTCTTGGTTGAGCTAGGCTGTGTGTGGTGCCGACCTAGAGTCGGCTGTCGTGTGGACTGTGTTGACATCAGTAACTTGACCCTCTGTATCTGCAGTTAAATCAAGCCTATCTGGTTTGGGAATGTCTTCTCCTAACCCCTTCTGGATGCTGAGTCTCTTCCCAGCAATGACAGTTATGGGTTGGTATTGCAGATTGACGCATAGAAGATGTTTCTGTCCATCTTCTGTATAATGGGATTTGTCTTTCCTTAAATCACCATAAAGCAATTACTTTGGAATCAAGGTCATCATATCTATTTGTGTTCTGTGACGCTTTTGGAGAAGTTGAGTTCTCTATGTCAAAGACAAGCCTCTAATCTCCTCCCATTGCTTGGACAGTTCCCTATCTTGAATATTTTGTATAGATGGTTGATGTTAATTTCAGTGATAACTATTGTTGTTACCATTATGGATAACAGTGTGACcagtaatttttatttcccatttggATATGATGTTACTTGGGGAACCGCACATCCTGCCACAGAGAAGGGctgctcaaagtgtggtctgagCTCATTTATGACTATTCTTGGTCCATGCTAAGCTCAGTCCAGACATTGGTAAAGAGTTTGAAAACTCTTGGAGCAATTTGATACTGTCTTCAAATCCAAGTGtaggattttgtgtttttttttaaagtattggtCCATAATGGACAGGGCAGAAAAACTATTCCTTCACTGGAGAGAATTTCAGAAGTGTTGCCTTGCCATATAATTACTGTATTTAGCTTGGTCTATTcagaccttgggcttcccaggtctaTTCAGACCTTGGGTTTCCCACgtagctcagtcgataaagaatctgcccgcaatgcttgagacctgggttcgattcctgggtcaggaacatcccctggagaaggaaatggcaatccactccagtattcttgcttggaaaatc
Above is a window of Bos indicus isolate NIAB-ARS_2022 breed Sahiwal x Tharparkar chromosome 8, NIAB-ARS_B.indTharparkar_mat_pri_1.0, whole genome shotgun sequence DNA encoding:
- the PALM2AKAP2 gene encoding PALM2-AKAP2 fusion protein isoform X6, with product MEMAEAELHKERLQAIAEKRKRQTEIEGKRQELDEQILLLQHSKSKVLREKWLLQGIPAGTAEEEEARRRQSEEDEFRVKQLEDNIQRLEQEIQALESEESQISAKEQIILEKLKETEKSFKDFQKSFSSADGGVGWESVLLTRDDITSEAIASSSADMTVKKPPELSEDDTRLKHERDNCSAKALESITSSLPPDHKNMEIEVSVAECKSVTGITSTPHSMDHPSPFYSTPHNGLLADHHESLDNDVAREIRYLDEVLEANCCDSAVDGTYNGTSSPEPGAAILAGSPSPPTPAAVQPEVTETAAGRQAPPHLELHQSDSDTMAEGRRANGHPPEQPRDVLGDSLQVPVSPSSSTSSRCSSRDGEVTLTTLKKEAKFELRAFHEDKKPSKLFEDDESEKEQYRVRKVRPSEEMLELEKERRELIRSQAVKKNPGIAAKWWNPPQEKTIEEQLDEEHLESHKKYKERKERRAQQEQLLMQQQQQQPPPQLCTAPAPSREHPSVTDHPKEDIVTEQIDFSAARKQFQQMENSRQTVARGQSTPRLFSIKPFYKPLGSINSDKTLTISRPASVGAPPEDSSAAKGQKAHCAPESQSSGGGGQGSTAPQGKEGPYSEPSKRGPLSKLWAEDGEFTSARAVLTVVKDDDPGILDQFSRSVNVSLTQEELDSGLDELSVRSQDTTVLETLSNDFSMDNISDSGASNETTNALQENSLADFSLPQTPQTDNPSEGRGEGVSKSFSDHGFYSPLSTLGDSASVDDPLEYQAGLLVQNAIQQAIAEQIDRAGSETTKGGAEQQGPQVSQEKAGPRAPSSEKPQSMFEPPQVSSPVQEKRDVLPKILSTEDRVLRERGPSQPLPAVQPSGPINMEETRPEGSYFSKYSEAAELRSTASLLATQESDVMVGPFKLRSRKQRTLSMIEEEIRAAQEREEELKRQRQVLQSTQSPKAKNAPSLPSRASCYKTAPGKIEKVRPPPSPTPEGPSLQPDLAPEEAAGSQRPKNLMQTLMEDYETHKSKRRERMDDSSYTSKLLSCKVTSEVLEATRVNRRKSALALRWEAGIYANQEEENNE